TGCTTGAACAACTCGGGCCGCCAGTTAGAATTTTTGCCACTCGGGTCGACTCTGCCTGAGCCAACCGCCTCCAAATAGGTGACACAGAAACTAGCAGAGATAGCCCCAGACATCGTCCCTCTGCCCTACCCAAGGACTGGCCTGCTTCAGTTTGGAGCCTTCTAGAGCTTCTTGATGAGGCCTCCAGGGCAATCGCTCCCTTCGCTCGGCCTCTGGGGCTCCCACTGATGAGATGCAAACCTGTGCCAGGCCTCGCCAGCGCTGCTGATTTGGGGCTGGGGCAGGCTTTTCTCCCGCCTCTGTGGCTCCCACATGCTGAGTTGAGATTGGAAGCCCGTGGGTCTGGGCAGCTTCATCGGGCCGTGCGTCCAGCAGGCCTGAGTGTCCAGCCCACCCTGGTACCCAGCTTTCTGAATCACCAGACTTTATCATCAGGCGCTGGCTCTGCCTCAGACCCTGACTCTGGCATGCTCCTCCCTGGCCCGGCGGGAATGCCACGTGGAGCTGGCCTCactggggctgggggcctgggctgAGTGAGGAAGATGTGTCTGTGCTGTCTGGCCTGGTGACTGACTTTCCTCTTCATGCTTTTGCAGGCTGACCAGCTGACTGAGGAGCAGATCGCAGGTGAGTGTGCTATCCCCCTCATCTTAGCTCAGGAAAGCCTCCACATCCCCAGCCAAATCTTAGCCACCGAGGAGTGACATCTGATGGGTGAACCTGTGTATCCCTTGTGTCCCCTAACACTATGCCTTGTGCCTAGAATGCTGATAAATGTGTATAAGAGCACACTGGTGCCCCAATGACACCAAGCCCCATGGCCCTGAGACAGGCCTTTACCAGACACCAAAGGCTGTGTTCCCCTCCTGGGCCTGGGTCATCTAGGGGCTTGATATCAGTGGCTGCAGGACGAACCCAACTCTCTCTCCCAGCTTCAGCCAGGTTGGCTTAGAAGGTGAGCTCCCTGCCTCCCTATGGGGCCTACAGAGCTCCTGTCCCACTTTAGGAGCCGCCCAGGAGCTGGCTCGTCACTCCCACCTCTGCACTTGCCTGCGCTTTGCACTTCCTTTCGCATGTGCCTGTGCCTGCCTGTTCTGCTGGCGGAAGTGCCACCCCAGCGCTTTGCATGGGCAGCTCCTTCCCATCCCTTAGCTCAGATGTCCCCTCggggaggccttccctgacccccATCTCAAGTACACAGCCTTCCTTTACTCTCCTTCAcatcactttattttcttcataacctTTCTCGCtgtctgaaattattttcttatgtctTCACCTGTTGTATCTCCTGTTACTAGATGTGAGTTCCATTGAGTTTGGGACTTGGTTTTGTTGGTCCCTGCTATAGCCTTAATGCCTGCCTAGAACATAGTAGGTCCTCCGCAAACTTTTGCTGGCTAAACAATCATCTCTCTCTCAGCAAGCTAGAAGAAATCCCTGGATCCCATCTAATTCATTTTTCTAACCCCTCCAAAACCCCACAAGGGTCAGCTACAGGAACTATTGTGTAATTATGGATCCGTGCCTGCCTACCCGCCCATACTGAGCTGCCCGAGGACAGAGAGCAACTCTTGGTTTATCTCCATAGCCAGGGGCCAGCACACAGTAGACCAGAGGAGCGATCCAGAGAATGGGCCTCTGCTCCGCACCAGCTACCCAGCCCCCAGCTCTGCTGTCAGGTTCAACCGGCTGTGTAACAAGTACTAAAGGCCCAGCTTCTGCAGTGGGAGGAGGCAGGAACGGACttgccttctctcctttctcctcccaaCCCCCATCACAGAGTCACCTTTGCAGCTTCAAGATTTTGGCCCTGGGTGGCTATGGAGACCCCTGAGGAAAGCCAGAGGATGGCCTGGTTTAGTGATCATGAGCTCGGGGTGCCCCATGACCCACTCTCCGCCCTCCCCAAGAACAACAAGGCCTCAGCACAGGGAGGTGCCAGCCTCCCCAAGGAGACTCTTGCCATGTCCCCAGGGCCCAGAGGCTCAGGGCCACAGCTTCCCAGCTGTGCGTGTCCCTCCCAATGCACCTGCCACCCATCTCCCAACTCTGGCCTTGTGCAACATAAACGGTCTGCTTTTCACCCTGTCTCCATTAGCAAACTGTCCACCGCCTCACCCCAGCCCACACCCTCTGGGAATAGGCTGCCAGACATCTGTGTTTTCAGGGCTTGGGGGTAGAGGAGCACCAGGTGCCAAAATGGGCCCAGTGGGAGGGCAAGAGCCATGTgctcctctccctgcccctgATGCGGCCCCAGCTGTGGCCTTCCCACTCAGCACTGCTAGCTCCTCATCCTCCTGGCTTGGCAGCCGTCCCCTCGCTTtccatccccccacccaccccacgcACCGTCCGTCAGCCATGTTCTGCTGCCGACCACCCCCACGCTCACCACACGCAGTGGCTCAGCTCCTTTGGAAACTGGTAGCACCCACGGCAGGGAACAGGGCTGCCAGTCAGAAGGGAGTGGATGCCTGCATTTCCTCTTCAGGCCGGCCAGAGGCATTCTGCAGCCTCCCCTCCTCGTCCCAGCCAACCAGCCCTGGCTAACACACTCGGATAAGGAATCCTTTCGGCTCTCATTCACTCCATGACTTTGGTTCATTTCATCATTTGAGGGAGAAGCCAAAGCCAGGGACCAAACAGAAATGTAGAATCATCTAAGGACAGCTGTCAGAccattttccccactgtcttcaCTGGCTGGCCAGAAAAATAGCTTTACCTGGCACAGTGTTGATGTTCAATAACTGTCGAATGAAGGTTGGAAGGGCTTTGCTCTGAGCACTGAGGAGAGAGAGCTGGTTGTGTGGGACTTGAAGTCTGTCTCAGTTTCTTTAGGTGGGACTGACGCCCTTGGCCTTCCTCCAGGGAAGGCGTCCAGCATCCAGAGGTAAGGATTCTCCTGTGGACCTTGTGACCTCTgactccttccccttcttcccccaGAGTTCAAGGAGGCCTTCTCCCTCTTTGACAAGGATGGAGATGGCACTATCACCACCAAGGAGTTGGGGACAGTGATGAGATCCCTGGGACAGAACCCCACTGAAGCAGAGCTGCAGGATATGATCAATGAGGTGGATGCAGATGGTGAGCCCCACAGAGCGCGTGGGCAGCCCCGCTCCTGGTCACCCCGAGTGACTGCAGGGAGCCTCCCTCAGGGTGATGGATGAGCCCGTGTCTCTCAGGGCCCAGGGTCATCTTGCAGGGCCCAGGCCAAGAGCATTCTCCATCCTTTCCCCACCTTCCAGGGAACGGGACCATTGACTTCCCGGAGTTCCTGACCATGATGGCCAGAAAGATGAAGGACACAGACAGTGAGGAGGAGATCCGAGAGGCGTTCCGTGTCTTTGACAAGGTAAGCAGCCCTCTCCAGGGGCGGCTATGAGACTGACGCCGGCCTTCAGGCAGACAGGCGGAACTGGAGCCACGGAGCTACCACTTCCAGGAGGCCCGGGTCCCGGTGCCAGCCTCACTGCCAACCTGCTCTGCCACCTCAGGCAGCCTCCCTCACTGTGCTCACTGCTGAGGGATGGTGATGACAGCCACCCCTCTCACTGCCTCTCCCCGCCGGGAGAAGTGCCCAGTGAAAggctttatccccaaccctcaggatGGGAACGGCTACATCAGCGCCGCAGAGCTGCGTCACGTAATGACGAACCTGGGGGAGAAGCTGACCGATGAGGAGGTGGATGAGATGATCAGAGAGGCTGACATCGATGGAGATGGCCAGGTCAATTATGAAGGTGAGTCAAGGCCAGGCTTGATCTCGGGAACAAGAAGAGAATCGCAGCTTCAGGAACAAGCCCCCAGATCCCTCTTGTTGGGGAGGGCCGCTCGCcactcagcctgcctgcctgacctcctctctctctgcttcacTCCACAGAGTTTGTACAGATGATGACTGCAAAGTGAAGGCCCCCCGGGCAGCTGGCGATGCCCGTTCTCTAGATCTCTCTGTTCTCGCGCGCGCACTCTCTCTTCAACACTCCCCTGCGTACCCCGGTTCTAGCAAACACCAATTGATTGACTGAGAATCTGATAAAGCAACAAAAGATTTGTCCCAAGCTGCATGAttgctctttctccttcttccctgAGTCTCTCTCCATGCCCCTCATCTCTTCCTTTTGCCCTCGCCTCTTCCATCCATGTCTTCCAAGGCCTGATGCATTCATAAGATGAAGCCCTCCCCAGATCCCCTTGGGGAGCCTCTGCCCTCATCCAGCCCGGGTGGCTCTCctccattttggtttgtttcCTCTTGTTTGTCATCTTATTTTGGGTGCTGGGGTGGCTGCCAGCCCTGTCCCGGGACCTGCTGGGAGGGACAAGAGGCCCTCCCCCAGGCAGAAGAGCATGCCCTTTGCTGTTGCATGCAACCAGCCCTGTGATTCCGTGTGCAGATCCCAGCAGCCTGTTGGGGCAGGGGTGCCAAGAGAGGCATTCCAGAAGGACTGAGGGGGCGTTGAGGAATTGTGGCGTTGACTGGATGTGGCCCAGGAGGGGGTCGAGGGGGCCGACTCACAGAAGGGGACTGACAGTGGGCAACACTCACATCCCACTAGCTGCTGTTCTGAAACCATCTGATTGGCTTTCTGAGGTTTGGCTGGGTGGGGACTGCTCATTTGGCCACTCTGCAAATTGGACTTGCCCGCGTTCCTGAAGCGCTCTCGAGCTGTTCTGTAAATACCTGGTGCTAACATCCCATGCCGCTCCTTCCTCACGATGCACCCACCGCCCTGAGGGCCCGTCCTAGGAATGGATGTGGGGATGGTCGCTTTGTAATgtgctggttctttttttttttttctttcccctctgtGGCCCTTAAGACTTTCATTTTGTTCAGAACCATGCTGGGCTAGCTaaagggtggggagagggaagatGGGCCCCACCACGCTCTCAAGAGAACGCATCTGCAATAAAACGATCTTGTCGGCCAGCTGCCCAGGGGACGGCAGCTACAGCAGCCTCTGCGTCCTGGTCCGCCAGCACCTCCCGCTTCTCCGTGGTGACTTGGCACTGCTTCCTCACATCTGTGCTCCGTGCCCTcttccctgcctctcccctcACCCACCTGCCTGCCCCCATACTCCCCCAGCGGAGAGCATGATCCGTGCCCTTGCTTCTGACTTTTGCCTCTGGGACAAGTAAGTCAATGTGGGCAGTTCAGTCATCTgggttttttccccttttctgttCATTTCATCTGGCTCCCCCCAccacctccccactccaccccccGCCCCCTGCTTCCCCTCACTGCCCAGGTCGATCAAGTGGCTTTTCCTGGGACCTGCCCAGCTTTGAGAATCTCTTCTCATCCACCCTCTGGCACCCAGCCTCTGAGGGAAGGAGGGACGGGGCATAGTGGGAGACCCAGCCAAGAGCTGAGGGTAAGGGCAGGTAGGCGTGAGGCTGTGGACATTTTCGgaatgttttggttttgtttttttttaaaccggGCAATATTGTGTTCAGTTCAAgctgtgaagaaaaatatatatcaatgttTTCCAATAAAATACAGTGACTACCTGacttggctcctcccctcctgTCTCAGTTTCTGGCCTGCCcgcctccaacacacacacacaccaacccCCACACTGACTCCTTTGGCCCAGAGGTGGAAGAGCCTCTCCTCCAAGCTGGCCCTGAAGCTGTGTCCGGTCAGTGCAGCCCAGTGGACGCCTCTGAACCACAGTTCTGATCCCAGCTAGATCGCAGGGTCGTCAAGGGCAGGATCCTGTCCTAGAGATAGTCGCACAAATGGACTGAAAGGCGGGGACTGAGAAGTCTCCATCTGAGGCAGGCCCATCATGCCACGGGAGCACACAGGGAAGGGGTCAGCCCAGTCAGGTGGCAGGACTGAGCTGAGACCTACCTGAAAGATAGGCAGTCCCCTAGCTGGGCAGGGGAAGGAAGGGCGTTCCAGTTGGGGGAGACGATGTGTATGGAAGCCCTGAGGCAAGAGGAGCCCGGACACCAAGGAACTGAAGGAAATCCAGCGAGGCTGGGTGAGAGCCCCGAGCAGCTTGGAGCCCAGCTGGGTgaagagaggaaggcaggggCAGGCCCTGCAGTGGGTGAGCCTCTTGATGCTTTGGGGAGAGGGGTGGCATTCACTGCTTTAGTCTCACAGGCAGCCAAAACATGCCAAGTTTGGATCTACAGTGGTGAGAAAGGCATGGTCCTGAGCTCACAGGGAGGGCATGGGACTCAGTGTTGGTTTGAAGATCTGAAACAAAAAGCCCAAAACAATTGCAAACCACACAAGGCAGAGTACAAACCGCTATGCGGTCACAGCCAAATTACAAACCACAGAAAGCTCAACTTCCTCGTGGCAAGTGGGGATGTGAGGAAGAAGCCGCCTCAACAGCGcccggtggcacatgcctgtaatcctactttgggaggctgaggcaggaggattgcttgatgccaagagtttgagaccagcctgggcaacaaagcaagaccctcccATTCCAGTGGGGCTATAGTGGAGGGATGGGTCAGAATCCTCAAGGGCTTTTCTCATTCTCCCTCTGGGGAACGGGGAATGAGAGGTTAATAAGCATTGTCTTTAACTTCTGAGTTTCTTACACAACCACAGGAGCTGGGCAAGGGTGGAGCAGAGACAGAAGTCAGTGGAATAAAAAGAGGTCCTTCCACTCATCTGCACTTGGCCTCAGAGGGCAGGGGAAGCCTGGCCCAACTGCAGGCCCTTCCTTGTGGCAGAGAGATCAGGCCTCGGCTGGGTTTTCCTGGTGCATCCCAGTCACCGGAACCAGTGGCGAGGGTGGAGACATTGGGAGTGGCAGGCCATTTTCCAGAGCCCCAGCTTCTGGGCCCCCTTTTCCTGCCACCTGGTTGTGGCTTGGCATTTGGTGGTGCAGTAAAGACGGTAAAGTGTAGTGGATAACCCGGGATATGAGCAAAAGCACCTGCCTTAGCATTCTAGTTCCAGCACTTAACCTGCcttgtggccttgggcaggtgcCTTAGAGTTTCTGGACCTCAATGACCCTGTCCACAAAATGGGGGGTATAATGGTACCTGCCTCCTAAGCTGAGCTGAGGATTGGATGAGGCTACAGGAAGGAGGGGGGTGTGCAGTGCTCAGGAAGTGTTCTGTGAGCACCTGCCGCCATTGGCTGGGTGCTTCCTGCTTCACGGGCTGCCTTTGAAGTTCTGCATCCATGAGCTCATCGGAGCCTTAAAGCAACCATTTGGGCTGGATGCCATTAGTTCCCATTTTGCTgaccaggaaactgaggcccagagaagtgaagTCACTACTGCAAGGTTATGAAGTAGGAAGTGACACAGCCGGAATCTGAACCAGATCTGACCCTGAGGAGTCCAAGCACCCAGCAGCTGGGCTTTAGGGTAAATGGTAGTTTAAAAACAGATAGACTTCAGGCaggccagagccagagccagagccagtgGGGAggccaggctgaggctggtgTCCCAGTGGTGGGGTCTGAAATGGGAGCTGCCCCCTTAGCAGTTAGGGTACCTAAGGAAAATTCTGGTCTAGTAGTTGAGTCAAAGATGGGCTGTGGTTTCCCATAGGATTGGGCTCAAATCCCAGGTTGAGACTCACTCGCAAGAGTGAGTCTTTGTGCTCACTAAGTCCCAAGGGGCCACCTCTGCCACTTCAATAACCTTGGAGCAGCGATTTAACTTCCCTCGGCCTCCATTTACAAGTCTGCAAAATGGCAAATGATAATAATCTGTAAAGGAAGACGATACAAATATCCACCAACTTGGGTTgtgccaaacttttttttttttttttttttttgagatggagtctcactcttgtctcccaggctggagtgcaatggcatgatctcggttcactgcaacctccgcctcccaggttcaagtgattctcctgcctcagcctcccgagtagctgggattacaggtgtctgccaccacacctggctaatttttgtatttttgtagagacaggttttcaccacgttggccaggctggtctcaaactcctgacctcaggtgatcctcccacctctgcctcccaaagctctgggattacaggtgtgagccaccacgcctagcttttttgttttttgtttttcgtttttgagatggagtctcactgtgtcgcccaggctggagtgcagtgctgcgatctcagctcactgcaaccttcacctcccaggttcaagcgattcttctgcgtcagactacccagtagctgggattacaggttccccccaccacgccgggctaatttttgtatttttaatttttaaaaattatttatttatttatttattttgagatggagtctcacactgttgcccgggctggaatgcaatggcgagatctcagctcactgcaacctctgtctcccaggttcaactgactctcctgcctcagcctcctgagcagctgggattacaggcacccaccaccacacctggctaattttttgtatttttagtagagacggggtttcactatgttggccaggctggtcttgaactcctgacctcgtgatctgcctgcctcagcctcccaaagtgctgagattataggcgtgagccaccgtgcccagcctgtatttttattttttattttattttactttttgaaatggagtttggctcttgttgcccagactgtagtgcaatggcacaatctcagctcactgcaacctccgcctcccaggttcaagcaattctcctgcctcagcctgcctagtagctgggattacaggcacctgccaccacacccagctaatttttgtattttggtagaaacggggtttcaccatgttggccaggctggtctctaattcctgacctgAAATGAcctccgcc
This portion of the Pongo abelii isolate AG06213 chromosome 20, NHGRI_mPonAbe1-v2.0_pri, whole genome shotgun sequence genome encodes:
- the CALM3 gene encoding calmodulin yields the protein MADQLTEEQIAEFKEAFSLFDKDGDGTITTKELGTVMRSLGQNPTEAELQDMINEVDADGNGTIDFPEFLTMMARKMKDTDSEEEIREAFRVFDKDGNGYISAAELRHVMTNLGEKLTDEEVDEMIREADIDGDGQVNYEEFVQMMTAK